A genomic stretch from Maniola jurtina chromosome 26, ilManJurt1.1, whole genome shotgun sequence includes:
- the LOC123878893 gene encoding uncharacterized protein LOC123878893: protein MKIFYETGEFPQEARGGDRKSKLYAAKKESVHRFIESLKCIESHYCRKSKYSDRKYLTCDLNITKLYRMYKSDPQNAQLGVKLSYFRNIFNTEYNIGFGIPQTDVCSKCLELREKIKREQDENKKKVLMTEKRVHSMRAKSFFENLRDTTPGLKIIFFDFQKNLPLPKVPDQSCYYSRQLYFYNFAAVEGSSKLPLCKDRVFSYYCTENEFAKNANLVASAVYDRLCKTDKTGITKIRLVADGCGGQNKNCILIGMCSKWLLEILNIKVLEVIFPVTGHSFMPADRLFGVIEKKLRLIEVILHSL, encoded by the exons atgaaaattttttatgaaactggTGAGTTTCCTCAGGAAGCTCGTGGAGGCGACCGTAAATCTAAATTGTATGCTGCAAAGAAAGAATCAGTCCATCGTTTTATAGAAAGTCTGAAATGTATAGAGTCGCATTACTGTCGGAAAAGCAAATACTCGGACAGAAAATACCTAACTTGtgatttaaatattacaaaactTTATCGGATGTATAAAAGTGACCCACAAAATGCACAACTTGGAGTAAAATTATCATATTTCCGAAACATCTTCAACACTGAATACAATATAGGGTTTGGCATACCACAAACAGATGTTTGCTCAAAATGTTTGGAACTTAGAGAAAAGATAAAAAGGGAGCAAgacgaaaataaaaaaaaagttttgatgaCAGAAAAAAGGGTCCATTCTATGCGGGCAAAATCGTTTTTCGAGAATCTAAGAGATACAACACCAGgtctgaaaataatattttttgattttcaaaaaaatttaccaCTACCCAAAGTTCCCGATCAGTCATGTTACTATAGCCGACAGT TATACTTCTATAATTTTGCAGCTGTAGAGGGATCTTCAAAATTACCGTTATGTAAAGATCGTGTTTTTTCCTACTATTGTACGGAAAACGAATTTGCGAAAAATGCAAACTTAGTGGCATCTGCCGTTTATGACCGCCTTTGTAAAACTGATAAAACAGGCATTACAAAAATACGTTTAGTTGCTGATGGGTGCGGCGGGCAAAATAAAAACTGCATTTTAATAGGAATGTGCTCCAAATGGCTCTTGGAAATTCTTaacattaaagttttagaagTTATATTTCCCGTAACTGGTCACTCTTTTATGCCCGCCGACCGTCTTTTTGgagtaattgaaaaaaaattgcgctTGATCGAAGTTATACTGCACAGTTTATGA